The following are encoded in a window of Peromyscus leucopus breed LL Stock chromosome X, UCI_PerLeu_2.1, whole genome shotgun sequence genomic DNA:
- the Znf280c gene encoding zinc finger protein 280C isoform X1 has product MAELFMECEEEELEPWQQKVEEVQNKDDDDELIFVGEISSSKPAISNILNRCSPGSSSKGLKNDSLNPAISNIFKPANRHYRNPSPNPVAALPRFHPESKSSESSGVQTVSKPSFSKTSSQDDPGASSLLQLDSTKDTPSSSILKKRAEGIDQASLGLKHPSSSKVNSVNPKKPKTNTSVSEASSSSSSSSSNSPSEASSQVTVANENTSSIQSETGAPSLRSCPKCSVKFSFLDPLKCHMKNCCPDMINNFLETLKSEHPRAENKANIDSDKEKLIMLVSDFYYGRHEGAIEEDPKTHTTFKCFSCSKVLKNNIRFMNHMKHHLEHEKQNSESWENHTTCQHCYRQYPNPFQLQCHIESTHTPHDFSTICKICELSFETEHMLLQHMKDTHKPGEMPYICQVCQFRSSIFSDVETHFRSSHENTKNLLCPFCLKVSRMATPYMNHYMKHQNKGIHRCPKCRLQFLTCKEKTDHKLEHRTFIKPKELEGLPPGTKVTIRASFGSVQSRSSSPPSSPIPSTSLQVSSPTSKSTTTKSTTTKSTTAKSTTAKSTTAKSTTTKSTTAKSTTTKNNTKLSANKSKISKAQTVLSTTISKPNTSKSGTGATKSKAKPSYKQKKQRTRKNKFSIALKNLRCHQGIHTCMECHSKIKDFSSHFSTHINCDFCKYTTNCNKAFTNHMSSHSDHPSKQFYIFKKHSRAIRGITLVCLKCDFLADTSGLDRMAKHLNQRKTHSCQVVIENVTERTSESTSECRCNTEISKNVQCTPGQCPPSMDTTDACSLFPRNVNCLTVRPVSICGLGNLSVLRHSPFLPYWPYIRLMLIWPSVTSRANKLSTTSLWELWFLSLGL; this is encoded by the exons ctatttcaaatatattcaaaCCTGCAAATCGACACTATAGAAATCCATCACCTAATCCAGTGGCTGCTTTGCCTAGATTTCATCCTGAATCCAAATCTTCAGAGAGTTCTGGTGTTCAGACTGTGTCTAAACCT AGTTTTTCAAAGACTTCATCACAAGATGATCCAGGTGCTTCTTCTCTCTTACAGTTAGACTCAACCAAGGATACACCATCCTCCAGCATACTGAAAAAGAGGGCAGAAG GTATCGATCAAGCTTCATTAGGATTAAAACATCCTTCTTCTTCCAAAGTAAACAGTGTTAATCCAAAAAAGCCAAAGACCAATACAAGTGTTTCTGAAGCAAgttcttcctcttcatcatctTCAAGCAATTCTCCTTCAGAGGCTTCCTCCCAGGTTACAGTAGCAA ATGAAAATACCTCATCAATTCAGTCTGAAACTGGAGCACCTTCACTAAGATCTTGTCCAAAGTGCAGTGTTAAGTTCAGTTTTTTGGATCCTTTGAAATGCCACATGAAG AATTGCTGCCCAGACATGATAAATAATTTTCTGGAGACTCTTAAGTCAGAACATCCAAGGGCTGAAAACAAAGCTAACATTGACTCGGATAAAGAAAAATTGATCATGCTAGTTAGTGATTTTTATTATGGAAGACATGAAGGAGCTATTGAGGAAGACCCGAAGACTCACACAACTTTTAAATGCTTCAGTTGCTCCAaagttcttaaaaataatattag GTTCATGAACCACATGAAACACCACTTGGAACATGAAAAACAGAACAGTGAGTCCTGGGAAAACCATACTACATGCCAGCACTGCTACAGGCAGTATCCCAACCCCTTCCAGCTACAGTGCCACATTGAGAGTACGCACACTCCTCATGATTTTTCTA ctATTTGCAAAATCTGTGAATTGTCATTTGAAACAGAGCATATGCTTTTACAACATATGAAGGACACTCATAAACCTGGTGAAATGCCATATATTTGCCAG GTTTGCCAGTTTAGATCGTCAATATTTTCTGATGTAGAAACTCACTTTAGATCATCCCACGAAAACACTAAGAACTTACTATGTCCATTTTGTCTCAAAGTTAGTAGAATGGCAACTCCTTATATGAATCATTACATGAAACATCAG AATAAAGGAATACATCGTTGCCCAAAATGCAGACTACAATTTTTGACCTGCAAGGAAAAAACAGATCATAAGTTAGAACATCGTACATTTATAAAGCCTAAAGAACTAGAAGGATTGCCTCCTGGAACAAAA GTTACTATTCGAGCTTCATTTGGATCTGTTCAGTCAAGATCGTCAAGCCCACCTTCTAGTCCTATTCCAAGTACTTCTCTTCAAGTCTCATCTCCAACGTCTAAAAGTACAACTACTAAAAGTACAACTACTAAAAGTACAACTGCTAAAAGTACAACTGCTAAAAGTACAACTGCTAAAAGTACAACTACTAAAAGTACAACTGCTAAAAGTACAACTactaaaaataacacaaaattatcTGCAAATAAAAGTAAGATAAGTAAGGCTCAGACAGTTTTAAGCACGACGATAAGTAAACCCAATACAAGTAAATCAGGTACAGGTGCAACTAAATCCAAAGCCAAGCCATCCTACAAGCAGAAGAAACAGCGCACCAGGAAAAACAAATTCAGTATAGCTTTGAAGAACTTGAG ATGTCACCAGGGAATTCACACGTGTATGGAGTGCCATtccaaaataaaagatttttcaaGTCACTTTTCTACACACATAAATTGTGATTTTTGCAAGTACACCACTAACTGTAACAAAGCCTTTACCAATCATATGAG CTCTCATAGTGACCACCCAAGTaaacagttttatatttttaagaagcaTTCAAGAGCAATCAG GGGCATCACTCTAGTGTGCCTTAAATGTGACTTCCTAGCTGATACTTCTGGCTTAGATCGTATGGCTAAACACTTAAATCAACGTAAAACTCATAGTTGCCAAGTTGTAATAGAAAATG TTACTGAAAGAACTTCTGAATCCACTTCTGA ATGCAGATGCAACACAGAAATTTCAAAAAATGTCCAGTGTACTCCTGGACAGTGTCCCCCTTCGATGGACACAACTGAtgcctgttctctctttccaaggAATGTGAATTGTTTGACTGTGAGACCTGTTTCAATTTGTGGCCTTGGGAATTTATCAGTTCTTAGGCACAGTCCTTTCCTACCTTACTGGCCTTACATAAGGCTGATGTTGATTTGGCCATCAGTGACTTCAAGGGCCAACAAATTGAGCACAACTTCTCTCTGGGAGCTTTGGTTCTTAAGTTTAGGCTTATGA
- the Znf280c gene encoding zinc finger protein 280C isoform X2 yields MLRLFVSEKDSHTRQLLHHLYSFIRDILNRCSPGSSSKGLKNDSLNPAISNIFKPANRHYRNPSPNPVAALPRFHPESKSSESSGVQTVSKPSFSKTSSQDDPGASSLLQLDSTKDTPSSSILKKRAEGIDQASLGLKHPSSSKVNSVNPKKPKTNTSVSEASSSSSSSSSNSPSEASSQVTVANENTSSIQSETGAPSLRSCPKCSVKFSFLDPLKCHMKNCCPDMINNFLETLKSEHPRAENKANIDSDKEKLIMLVSDFYYGRHEGAIEEDPKTHTTFKCFSCSKVLKNNIRFMNHMKHHLEHEKQNSESWENHTTCQHCYRQYPNPFQLQCHIESTHTPHDFSTICKICELSFETEHMLLQHMKDTHKPGEMPYICQVCQFRSSIFSDVETHFRSSHENTKNLLCPFCLKVSRMATPYMNHYMKHQNKGIHRCPKCRLQFLTCKEKTDHKLEHRTFIKPKELEGLPPGTKVTIRASFGSVQSRSSSPPSSPIPSTSLQVSSPTSKSTTTKSTTTKSTTAKSTTAKSTTAKSTTTKSTTAKSTTTKNNTKLSANKSKISKAQTVLSTTISKPNTSKSGTGATKSKAKPSYKQKKQRTRKNKFSIALKNLRCHQGIHTCMECHSKIKDFSSHFSTHINCDFCKYTTNCNKAFTNHMSSHSDHPSKQFYIFKKHSRAIRGITLVCLKCDFLADTSGLDRMAKHLNQRKTHSCQVVIENVTERTSESTSECRCNTEISKNVQCTPGQCPPSMDTTDACSLFPRNVNCLTVRPVSICGLGNLSVLRHSPFLPYWPYIRLMLIWPSVTSRANKLSTTSLWELWFLSLGL; encoded by the exons ctatttcaaatatattcaaaCCTGCAAATCGACACTATAGAAATCCATCACCTAATCCAGTGGCTGCTTTGCCTAGATTTCATCCTGAATCCAAATCTTCAGAGAGTTCTGGTGTTCAGACTGTGTCTAAACCT AGTTTTTCAAAGACTTCATCACAAGATGATCCAGGTGCTTCTTCTCTCTTACAGTTAGACTCAACCAAGGATACACCATCCTCCAGCATACTGAAAAAGAGGGCAGAAG GTATCGATCAAGCTTCATTAGGATTAAAACATCCTTCTTCTTCCAAAGTAAACAGTGTTAATCCAAAAAAGCCAAAGACCAATACAAGTGTTTCTGAAGCAAgttcttcctcttcatcatctTCAAGCAATTCTCCTTCAGAGGCTTCCTCCCAGGTTACAGTAGCAA ATGAAAATACCTCATCAATTCAGTCTGAAACTGGAGCACCTTCACTAAGATCTTGTCCAAAGTGCAGTGTTAAGTTCAGTTTTTTGGATCCTTTGAAATGCCACATGAAG AATTGCTGCCCAGACATGATAAATAATTTTCTGGAGACTCTTAAGTCAGAACATCCAAGGGCTGAAAACAAAGCTAACATTGACTCGGATAAAGAAAAATTGATCATGCTAGTTAGTGATTTTTATTATGGAAGACATGAAGGAGCTATTGAGGAAGACCCGAAGACTCACACAACTTTTAAATGCTTCAGTTGCTCCAaagttcttaaaaataatattag GTTCATGAACCACATGAAACACCACTTGGAACATGAAAAACAGAACAGTGAGTCCTGGGAAAACCATACTACATGCCAGCACTGCTACAGGCAGTATCCCAACCCCTTCCAGCTACAGTGCCACATTGAGAGTACGCACACTCCTCATGATTTTTCTA ctATTTGCAAAATCTGTGAATTGTCATTTGAAACAGAGCATATGCTTTTACAACATATGAAGGACACTCATAAACCTGGTGAAATGCCATATATTTGCCAG GTTTGCCAGTTTAGATCGTCAATATTTTCTGATGTAGAAACTCACTTTAGATCATCCCACGAAAACACTAAGAACTTACTATGTCCATTTTGTCTCAAAGTTAGTAGAATGGCAACTCCTTATATGAATCATTACATGAAACATCAG AATAAAGGAATACATCGTTGCCCAAAATGCAGACTACAATTTTTGACCTGCAAGGAAAAAACAGATCATAAGTTAGAACATCGTACATTTATAAAGCCTAAAGAACTAGAAGGATTGCCTCCTGGAACAAAA GTTACTATTCGAGCTTCATTTGGATCTGTTCAGTCAAGATCGTCAAGCCCACCTTCTAGTCCTATTCCAAGTACTTCTCTTCAAGTCTCATCTCCAACGTCTAAAAGTACAACTACTAAAAGTACAACTACTAAAAGTACAACTGCTAAAAGTACAACTGCTAAAAGTACAACTGCTAAAAGTACAACTACTAAAAGTACAACTGCTAAAAGTACAACTactaaaaataacacaaaattatcTGCAAATAAAAGTAAGATAAGTAAGGCTCAGACAGTTTTAAGCACGACGATAAGTAAACCCAATACAAGTAAATCAGGTACAGGTGCAACTAAATCCAAAGCCAAGCCATCCTACAAGCAGAAGAAACAGCGCACCAGGAAAAACAAATTCAGTATAGCTTTGAAGAACTTGAG ATGTCACCAGGGAATTCACACGTGTATGGAGTGCCATtccaaaataaaagatttttcaaGTCACTTTTCTACACACATAAATTGTGATTTTTGCAAGTACACCACTAACTGTAACAAAGCCTTTACCAATCATATGAG CTCTCATAGTGACCACCCAAGTaaacagttttatatttttaagaagcaTTCAAGAGCAATCAG GGGCATCACTCTAGTGTGCCTTAAATGTGACTTCCTAGCTGATACTTCTGGCTTAGATCGTATGGCTAAACACTTAAATCAACGTAAAACTCATAGTTGCCAAGTTGTAATAGAAAATG TTACTGAAAGAACTTCTGAATCCACTTCTGA ATGCAGATGCAACACAGAAATTTCAAAAAATGTCCAGTGTACTCCTGGACAGTGTCCCCCTTCGATGGACACAACTGAtgcctgttctctctttccaaggAATGTGAATTGTTTGACTGTGAGACCTGTTTCAATTTGTGGCCTTGGGAATTTATCAGTTCTTAGGCACAGTCCTTTCCTACCTTACTGGCCTTACATAAGGCTGATGTTGATTTGGCCATCAGTGACTTCAAGGGCCAACAAATTGAGCACAACTTCTCTCTGGGAGCTTTGGTTCTTAAGTTTAGGCTTATGA
- the Znf280c gene encoding zinc finger protein 280C isoform X3: MAELFMECEEEELEPWQQKVEEVQNKDDDDELIFVGEISSSKPAISNILNRCSPGSSSKGLKNDSLNPAISNIFKPANRHYRNPSPNPVAALPRFHPESKSSESSGVQTVSKPSFSKTSSQDDPGASSLLQLDSTKDTPSSSILKKRAEGIDQASLGLKHPSSSKVNSVNPKKPKTNTSVSEASSSSSSSSSNSPSEASSQVTVANENTSSIQSETGAPSLRSCPKCSVKFSFLDPLKCHMKNCCPDMINNFLETLKSEHPRAENKANIDSDKEKLIMLVSDFYYGRHEGAIEEDPKTHTTFKCFSCSKVLKNNIRFMNHMKHHLEHEKQNSESWENHTTCQHCYRQYPNPFQLQCHIESTHTPHDFSTICKICELSFETEHMLLQHMKDTHKPGEMPYICQVCQFRSSIFSDVETHFRSSHENTKNLLCPFCLKVSRMATPYMNHYMKHQNKGIHRCPKCRLQFLTCKEKTDHKLEHRTFIKPKELEGLPPGTKVTIRASFGSVQSRSSSPPSSPIPSTSLQVSSPTSKSTTTKSTTTKSTTAKSTTAKSTTAKSTTTKSTTAKSTTTKNNTKLSANKSKISKAQTVLSTTISKPNTSKSGTGATKSKAKPSYKQKKQRTRKNKFSIALKNLRCHQGIHTCMECHSKIKDFSSHFSTHINCDFCKYTTNCNKAFTNHMSSHSDHPSKQFYIFKKHSRAIRGITLVCLKCDFLADTSGLDRMAKHLNQRKTHSCQVVIENVTERTSESTSDGLLK; encoded by the exons ctatttcaaatatattcaaaCCTGCAAATCGACACTATAGAAATCCATCACCTAATCCAGTGGCTGCTTTGCCTAGATTTCATCCTGAATCCAAATCTTCAGAGAGTTCTGGTGTTCAGACTGTGTCTAAACCT AGTTTTTCAAAGACTTCATCACAAGATGATCCAGGTGCTTCTTCTCTCTTACAGTTAGACTCAACCAAGGATACACCATCCTCCAGCATACTGAAAAAGAGGGCAGAAG GTATCGATCAAGCTTCATTAGGATTAAAACATCCTTCTTCTTCCAAAGTAAACAGTGTTAATCCAAAAAAGCCAAAGACCAATACAAGTGTTTCTGAAGCAAgttcttcctcttcatcatctTCAAGCAATTCTCCTTCAGAGGCTTCCTCCCAGGTTACAGTAGCAA ATGAAAATACCTCATCAATTCAGTCTGAAACTGGAGCACCTTCACTAAGATCTTGTCCAAAGTGCAGTGTTAAGTTCAGTTTTTTGGATCCTTTGAAATGCCACATGAAG AATTGCTGCCCAGACATGATAAATAATTTTCTGGAGACTCTTAAGTCAGAACATCCAAGGGCTGAAAACAAAGCTAACATTGACTCGGATAAAGAAAAATTGATCATGCTAGTTAGTGATTTTTATTATGGAAGACATGAAGGAGCTATTGAGGAAGACCCGAAGACTCACACAACTTTTAAATGCTTCAGTTGCTCCAaagttcttaaaaataatattag GTTCATGAACCACATGAAACACCACTTGGAACATGAAAAACAGAACAGTGAGTCCTGGGAAAACCATACTACATGCCAGCACTGCTACAGGCAGTATCCCAACCCCTTCCAGCTACAGTGCCACATTGAGAGTACGCACACTCCTCATGATTTTTCTA ctATTTGCAAAATCTGTGAATTGTCATTTGAAACAGAGCATATGCTTTTACAACATATGAAGGACACTCATAAACCTGGTGAAATGCCATATATTTGCCAG GTTTGCCAGTTTAGATCGTCAATATTTTCTGATGTAGAAACTCACTTTAGATCATCCCACGAAAACACTAAGAACTTACTATGTCCATTTTGTCTCAAAGTTAGTAGAATGGCAACTCCTTATATGAATCATTACATGAAACATCAG AATAAAGGAATACATCGTTGCCCAAAATGCAGACTACAATTTTTGACCTGCAAGGAAAAAACAGATCATAAGTTAGAACATCGTACATTTATAAAGCCTAAAGAACTAGAAGGATTGCCTCCTGGAACAAAA GTTACTATTCGAGCTTCATTTGGATCTGTTCAGTCAAGATCGTCAAGCCCACCTTCTAGTCCTATTCCAAGTACTTCTCTTCAAGTCTCATCTCCAACGTCTAAAAGTACAACTACTAAAAGTACAACTACTAAAAGTACAACTGCTAAAAGTACAACTGCTAAAAGTACAACTGCTAAAAGTACAACTACTAAAAGTACAACTGCTAAAAGTACAACTactaaaaataacacaaaattatcTGCAAATAAAAGTAAGATAAGTAAGGCTCAGACAGTTTTAAGCACGACGATAAGTAAACCCAATACAAGTAAATCAGGTACAGGTGCAACTAAATCCAAAGCCAAGCCATCCTACAAGCAGAAGAAACAGCGCACCAGGAAAAACAAATTCAGTATAGCTTTGAAGAACTTGAG ATGTCACCAGGGAATTCACACGTGTATGGAGTGCCATtccaaaataaaagatttttcaaGTCACTTTTCTACACACATAAATTGTGATTTTTGCAAGTACACCACTAACTGTAACAAAGCCTTTACCAATCATATGAG CTCTCATAGTGACCACCCAAGTaaacagttttatatttttaagaagcaTTCAAGAGCAATCAG GGGCATCACTCTAGTGTGCCTTAAATGTGACTTCCTAGCTGATACTTCTGGCTTAGATCGTATGGCTAAACACTTAAATCAACGTAAAACTCATAGTTGCCAAGTTGTAATAGAAAATG TTACTGAAAGAACTTCTGAATCCACTTCTGA cgGCTTGTTGAAATAG